The Streptomyces sp. HUAS CB01 genome has a segment encoding these proteins:
- a CDS encoding SpoIIE family protein phosphatase, which translates to MATGPRDRLQGRHGLPAADADATGAWPGGDDLWGSAAGVVVLDTDLRYRYANPAFLRIAGESGAALAGRRPGPAAEPYLGTPTGLPAEVLADGLPRTRVTGPGGRCRTTCLRLENAGTVTGLMCVVAETSTPRLEEEPSPAAARLAAADEAVERIGTRLDETATCRELAEFLGSRIAEAAVVDLLPPPPKSGAAPARRPSPAMMRRAAGSGSVALLTDGERLRPAAESAAARAVESGLPATEYDAAANTSVLAVPLTRLPDGGGRGAPVVGLALLARTGAAFTGHDIAVAGHAARRAAVGVVHAREFAAEQGKSVELQRALLTEPGKPHPNLRFATRYLPAGSSNIVGGDWFETVRLHYGRTLLVMGDVMGHGVEAAVEMNTYRSMLRDVAAADLPPHRVLRQLDIAISETMARPATCLLVRVDPARGLGSFASAGHLPPVVFTPDGHAELVHVPAGPPLGTGVGGYELVTRPLTPDDTLLLYTDGLVERRGEDIDDSLRRLTRLRLPCTATVDEMADAVVRELDAEHAEDDVALLAARIRRRRPHLAEDQPFQGGSR; encoded by the coding sequence GTGGCTACCGGCCCTCGGGACCGGCTCCAGGGCCGTCACGGACTCCCCGCGGCCGACGCCGACGCGACCGGTGCCTGGCCCGGTGGCGACGATCTGTGGGGCAGCGCGGCCGGGGTGGTGGTCCTGGACACGGATCTGCGCTACCGCTACGCGAACCCCGCCTTCCTCCGGATCGCCGGCGAGTCCGGGGCCGCTCTCGCCGGCCGTCGTCCGGGCCCTGCCGCCGAGCCGTACCTCGGCACCCCCACCGGTCTGCCGGCCGAGGTCCTCGCCGACGGCCTCCCCCGTACCCGGGTCACCGGCCCCGGCGGGCGCTGCCGCACCACCTGCCTCCGGCTGGAGAACGCGGGCACCGTCACGGGGCTGATGTGCGTGGTGGCCGAGACGTCCACGCCCCGGCTCGAGGAGGAACCGTCCCCGGCCGCCGCCCGGCTCGCCGCGGCGGACGAGGCCGTCGAGCGGATAGGCACCCGCCTCGACGAGACAGCCACCTGCCGGGAACTGGCGGAGTTCCTGGGCTCGCGGATCGCGGAGGCCGCCGTCGTCGACCTGCTGCCGCCGCCCCCGAAGAGCGGCGCAGCGCCGGCGAGACGCCCCTCCCCCGCGATGATGCGCCGCGCCGCCGGGTCCGGTTCCGTGGCACTGCTCACCGACGGGGAACGGCTCCGGCCGGCGGCGGAGTCGGCCGCCGCGCGCGCCGTCGAGTCCGGGCTGCCCGCGACGGAGTACGACGCCGCCGCAAACACGTCGGTTCTCGCGGTCCCCCTGACCAGGCTTCCGGACGGCGGTGGACGGGGCGCACCGGTTGTCGGGTTGGCGCTGCTGGCGCGTACCGGCGCCGCGTTCACCGGGCACGACATCGCCGTCGCCGGGCACGCGGCGCGGCGCGCGGCGGTCGGCGTCGTGCACGCCCGGGAGTTCGCGGCCGAGCAGGGCAAGTCGGTGGAGCTCCAGCGTGCCCTGCTGACCGAGCCGGGCAAGCCCCATCCCAATCTGCGCTTCGCGACCCGCTATCTGCCCGCGGGCAGCAGCAACATCGTCGGTGGCGACTGGTTCGAGACCGTGCGCCTCCACTACGGCCGCACGCTGCTCGTCATGGGCGATGTGATGGGGCACGGGGTGGAGGCGGCCGTCGAGATGAACACGTACCGCTCGATGCTGCGTGATGTCGCCGCCGCGGATCTGCCGCCGCACCGGGTGCTGCGGCAGCTGGACATCGCCATTTCCGAGACCATGGCCCGGCCCGCGACGTGTCTGCTCGTCCGGGTGGACCCGGCGCGGGGGCTCGGCTCGTTCGCGAGTGCCGGGCACCTGCCGCCCGTGGTGTTCACTCCCGACGGGCACGCCGAGCTCGTGCACGTGCCGGCCGGGCCCCCGCTCGGCACGGGTGTCGGTGGCTACGAGCTCGTCACCCGGCCGCTGACGCCGGACGACACGCTGCTGCTGTACACCGACGGCCTGGTCGAGCGGCGGGGGGAGGACATCGACGACTCGCTTCGGAGGCTGACCCGGCTGCGGCTGCCCTGCACGGCCACCGTGGACGAGATGGCCGACGCCGTGGTCCGGGAGCTGGACGCCGAGCACGCGGAGGACGACGTGGCGCTGCTCGCGGCCCGGATCCGCCGGCGCCGCCCGCACCTCGCGGAGGACCAGCCGTTCCAGGGCGGCAGTCGCTGA
- a CDS encoding PP2C family protein-serine/threonine phosphatase: protein MDAPSLRTALRPPSPRRAWVWWLPLAAVAVDVLAELVVRGREPVSFMLIAVPPLAAATRGPRGTALSAVVCLGLQMWMAARRPGHFDEQHHVAVYAATFLIGVASVALAWQRERTRRHLIRAHSVAEAVQRTLLRPVPPRLGPVRAAGFYEAGEGGTLVGGDLYDVCETPFGVRAIIGDVRGKGLEAVQTVAAVLGSFRVSAHEWQSLSSLAERLELSIARNSPSGDEGDPELFVTALVLEFPPGGGEVRIVDRGHPSPLVVGPQGARRLVTAPGLPLGLGGLAADGDDPTAHRLDPGEVLVVITDGVSEARDANGVFYPVLERLGEHFGDGRAPDPEAVVAFVRTDAERWSARSDDSDDDDRAVLALSLDGAGPPRCGTGGASARPVPRG, encoded by the coding sequence GTGGACGCCCCGAGCCTCCGTACCGCGCTGCGGCCACCGTCCCCACGCCGTGCGTGGGTGTGGTGGCTGCCGCTGGCCGCGGTGGCCGTCGACGTGCTCGCGGAGCTGGTCGTCAGAGGCCGCGAGCCGGTGAGCTTCATGCTCATCGCGGTGCCGCCGCTGGCCGCCGCGACGCGCGGCCCGCGGGGTACGGCGCTGTCGGCCGTGGTGTGCCTGGGGCTGCAGATGTGGATGGCCGCCCGCCGCCCCGGACACTTCGACGAGCAGCACCATGTGGCCGTGTATGCCGCCACGTTCCTCATCGGCGTCGCCAGCGTCGCGCTGGCCTGGCAGCGGGAGCGGACCCGGAGGCATCTGATCCGGGCCCACTCGGTCGCGGAGGCCGTGCAACGGACCCTGCTGCGGCCCGTGCCGCCCCGGCTCGGGCCGGTGCGCGCCGCCGGGTTCTACGAGGCCGGCGAAGGCGGCACGCTCGTCGGCGGTGACCTGTACGACGTGTGCGAGACGCCCTTCGGAGTGCGGGCGATCATCGGGGACGTCCGCGGCAAGGGGCTGGAAGCGGTCCAGACGGTCGCGGCGGTGCTGGGCAGCTTCCGGGTGTCGGCCCACGAGTGGCAGAGCCTGAGCAGCCTGGCCGAGCGACTGGAGCTCAGCATCGCCCGCAACAGCCCGTCCGGCGACGAGGGCGACCCGGAGCTGTTCGTGACGGCGCTGGTGCTGGAGTTCCCGCCGGGCGGCGGCGAGGTGCGGATCGTCGACCGCGGGCACCCTTCGCCGCTGGTGGTCGGACCGCAGGGCGCACGGCGGCTGGTCACCGCCCCCGGGCTGCCCCTGGGACTGGGCGGACTCGCGGCGGACGGCGACGACCCGACGGCGCACCGGCTGGATCCGGGCGAGGTGCTCGTGGTGATCACCGACGGGGTGAGCGAGGCACGGGACGCGAACGGCGTGTTCTACCCGGTCCTGGAGCGGCTCGGCGAACACTTCGGGGACGGGCGCGCGCCGGACCCCGAGGCGGTCGTGGCGTTCGTACGGACCGACGCGGAGCGCTGGTCGGCCCGGTCCGACGACTCCGACGACGACGACCGGGCCGTCCTCGCGCTGTCCCTGGACGGCGCCGGGCCGCCGCGGTGCGGCACCGGGGGCGCCTCCGCCCGCCCGGTGCCGCGTGGATAG
- a CDS encoding FUSC family protein, translating into MKTGAERTEILHRSLRVSLAATAGFYPFLYGLHDPVLALYALFAPIALGLLSSIPGSGRQRAEVMLKALPVGLVLVALGTVLAVATWAAVLGMLVVGFLLAFGAIGGPRPAGAAPGLQLFYILACFPPYEPETLWLRLAGLTYGVLVLALCELYLLPQPPGTTYRATLAEAVATAGDTIAGRVRLSPEALRAAGSKLRLSRIPPAERPAGPGRAARGLSQAGSAARRLLEQLAHQTETGQLHRLVRDGTGAGGPDGDRADTASGSLLPQVASLCDETAAALRAGRPAPGPQRMDEAIDAFQQMRVRQVTGPVAEVPPVPVLRRQAALLAVAESVRILEISVRVGLDGRRTPPIEPRELFWYTEASTPQLWLRRVTGNMTLRSVQFQNAVRIALALAAARFVAGSLDLTHGFWVLLAVLTLSRTTFGQTWAAIRKAVAGNLVGAVAAGALLIGLGQHTEAYAAILAPGMLIAFALGPLLGIAWAQGLFTLVVATAFAQISPASWRLAEARIVDVVTGSAIGLLCAMLAWPAGARREVRRTMAGLLHECGPLIRGTVGVLTAVPPGSAPPPPTLPALHRLRLAESAYDQFRSEPGGSAPVHADWHGVLIAANQILLGAQWLPRFDLPSDSLPPEAADRARAGARALARTTDRLAALCTGERPPPDGTRAAPSPPAGPPLPALVDLDVWLRSLHAQLTRIEAELPDAVRRAAPGTTAAGAADSVSGPGGPGR; encoded by the coding sequence GTGAAGACCGGGGCGGAGCGCACCGAGATCCTGCACCGGTCGCTGCGGGTGTCCCTCGCGGCGACCGCGGGGTTCTACCCCTTCCTGTACGGACTCCACGACCCGGTGCTGGCGCTGTACGCGCTGTTCGCCCCGATCGCCCTCGGGCTGCTGTCCTCGATCCCCGGGTCCGGGCGGCAGCGGGCCGAGGTGATGCTGAAGGCACTGCCGGTGGGCCTGGTGCTGGTGGCACTGGGGACCGTGCTGGCGGTGGCGACCTGGGCGGCGGTGCTCGGGATGCTCGTCGTGGGCTTCCTCCTCGCCTTCGGGGCGATCGGGGGGCCGCGGCCCGCCGGGGCGGCGCCGGGACTCCAGCTCTTCTACATCCTGGCCTGCTTCCCGCCGTACGAGCCCGAGACGTTGTGGCTGCGGCTGGCCGGGCTCACCTACGGAGTGCTGGTGCTGGCGCTGTGCGAGCTGTACCTGCTGCCGCAGCCGCCGGGCACGACGTACCGGGCGACCCTCGCGGAGGCCGTCGCCACGGCGGGCGACACCATCGCGGGGCGCGTCCGCCTCTCCCCCGAGGCCCTGCGGGCCGCCGGGTCGAAGCTGCGGCTTTCCAGGATCCCGCCGGCGGAGCGGCCCGCGGGCCCGGGACGTGCGGCACGCGGACTCTCCCAGGCGGGGTCCGCCGCCCGCCGGCTGCTGGAACAACTGGCCCATCAGACCGAGACGGGCCAACTCCACCGGCTCGTCAGGGACGGCACCGGGGCCGGTGGGCCCGACGGAGACCGTGCCGACACCGCGTCCGGCTCGCTGCTGCCTCAGGTGGCGTCCCTGTGCGACGAGACCGCCGCCGCCCTGCGGGCGGGCCGCCCCGCCCCCGGCCCGCAGCGGATGGACGAGGCGATCGACGCCTTCCAGCAGATGCGGGTGCGGCAGGTGACGGGACCCGTCGCGGAGGTGCCTCCGGTGCCGGTGCTGCGCCGGCAGGCGGCACTGCTGGCCGTCGCCGAGTCGGTGCGGATCCTGGAGATCTCCGTACGGGTCGGCCTCGACGGGCGGCGGACCCCGCCGATCGAGCCGCGGGAGCTGTTCTGGTACACCGAGGCATCCACCCCGCAGCTGTGGCTCCGCCGGGTCACCGGCAACATGACGCTCCGCTCGGTGCAGTTCCAGAACGCCGTACGCATCGCACTGGCCCTCGCGGCCGCCCGGTTCGTGGCGGGTTCGCTGGACCTGACCCACGGCTTCTGGGTGCTGCTGGCGGTGCTGACGCTGAGCCGGACCACCTTCGGCCAGACCTGGGCGGCCATCCGCAAGGCGGTCGCCGGCAACCTCGTGGGTGCCGTCGCCGCGGGCGCCCTGCTCATCGGTCTGGGACAGCACACCGAGGCGTACGCCGCGATCCTCGCGCCGGGCATGCTCATCGCCTTCGCGCTCGGGCCGCTGCTCGGCATCGCCTGGGCGCAGGGGCTGTTCACGCTGGTGGTGGCCACCGCGTTCGCCCAGATCTCACCGGCGTCCTGGCGGCTGGCCGAGGCGCGGATCGTGGACGTGGTGACCGGGAGCGCCATCGGTCTGCTGTGCGCGATGCTGGCCTGGCCGGCCGGCGCCCGCCGTGAGGTGCGCAGGACCATGGCCGGGCTGCTGCACGAGTGCGGCCCGCTGATCAGGGGCACCGTCGGGGTCCTGACGGCCGTGCCGCCGGGCTCGGCCCCTCCGCCGCCGACGCTGCCGGCACTGCACCGGCTGCGCCTCGCCGAGTCCGCCTACGACCAGTTCCGCAGCGAACCGGGGGGCAGCGCGCCCGTCCACGCCGACTGGCACGGCGTACTGATCGCGGCGAACCAGATCCTGCTCGGCGCCCAGTGGCTGCCCCGTTTCGACCTGCCGTCGGACTCGCTGCCCCCGGAGGCCGCGGACCGGGCCCGGGCCGGTGCGCGGGCGCTGGCGCGGACCACCGACCGGCTCGCCGCCCTGTGCACCGGCGAGCGCCCGCCGCCGGACGGGACGCGGGCCGCGCCCTCCCCGCCGGCCGGACCGCCCCTGCCGGCGCTGGTCGACCTCGACGTGTGGCTCCGCAGTCTCCACGCCCAGCTCACCCGGATCGAGGCCGAACTTCCCGACGCGGTGCGCCGGGCGGCCCCCGGCACGACGGCGGCCGGTGCCGCGGACTCCGTGTCCGGTCCCGGCGGGCCCGGACGGTAG
- a CDS encoding DMT family transporter → MQSLLVPVGFALASALSNAIATVLQRQEALKVPSSSGFRPGLMLDLLRRPLWLAGIAAVLVAGVCQALALNTGPLAIVQPLFVLELPLALIVASIVMHRHLPPSGWGAVSLVVVGLGIALAAASPTGNRTQVPLDRWLPALAVCGGAVVALSVVALRRPVGRTRAALLGTATAISYALTAALMKSATHILEDEGAAAFFTSWEVYAFAVTGGTALFLLENALQAGPLVASQPALTLGDATLSLLLGVTLYEEHVRTGWWLLPELLGLGLITVGVFTLARIPLAETLVAAEETSEAAPPQAGQPLP, encoded by the coding sequence GTGCAGTCGCTCCTGGTGCCGGTGGGCTTCGCCCTCGCCTCGGCGCTCAGCAATGCCATCGCCACCGTGCTGCAGCGCCAGGAGGCCCTCAAGGTGCCGAGCTCCAGCGGCTTCCGCCCGGGGCTGATGCTCGATCTGCTGCGCCGTCCGCTGTGGCTGGCCGGGATCGCCGCGGTCCTCGTGGCGGGGGTGTGCCAGGCGCTGGCGCTCAACACCGGCCCGCTGGCGATCGTCCAGCCGCTGTTCGTCCTCGAACTGCCGCTCGCCCTGATCGTCGCCTCGATCGTGATGCACCGGCACCTGCCCCCGTCCGGCTGGGGCGCCGTGAGCCTCGTCGTGGTGGGCCTCGGCATCGCCCTGGCCGCGGCGTCCCCCACCGGCAACCGCACCCAAGTGCCCCTGGACCGCTGGCTGCCCGCGCTCGCCGTCTGCGGAGGGGCGGTCGTCGCGCTCTCGGTCGTGGCCCTGCGGCGGCCCGTGGGGCGCACCCGCGCCGCCCTCCTCGGCACGGCCACCGCCATCAGCTACGCCCTCACCGCCGCGCTCATGAAGTCGGCGACCCACATCCTCGAGGACGAGGGAGCCGCGGCCTTCTTCACCTCCTGGGAGGTGTACGCCTTCGCGGTCACCGGTGGCACCGCGCTCTTCCTGCTCGAGAACGCCCTGCAGGCGGGCCCGTTGGTCGCCTCCCAGCCGGCGCTCACCCTCGGCGACGCCACCCTGAGCCTGCTGCTCGGCGTCACCCTCTACGAGGAGCACGTGCGCACCGGCTGGTGGCTGCTGCCGGAGCTGCTGGGCCTCGGCCTGATCACCGTCGGCGTCTTCACCCTCGCCCGGATCCCCCTCGCGGAGACACTCGTGGCCGCGGAGGAGACCTCCGAGGCCGCTCCTCCCCAGGCGGGGCAGCCCCTGCCCTGA
- a CDS encoding SPW repeat protein: protein MTTHQPSIEQHPDLAEMRARFERATASPRGQVTETLALLTGLYLAASPWIVGFNGLTTLAVTNLICGVAYALCLGGFGSAYERTHAMAWCAIVIGAFTIFSPWIVAGNVAVTGSVVSNVIVGIAALCIGVAMAAMTDRPGSLRPARASGGRGRDLGPLS, encoded by the coding sequence ATGACCACACACCAACCGAGCATCGAGCAGCACCCTGATCTCGCCGAGATGCGCGCACGCTTCGAACGCGCCACCGCGTCGCCGCGCGGCCAGGTGACCGAAACGCTGGCCCTCCTCACGGGCCTCTACCTCGCGGCCTCGCCGTGGATCGTCGGTTTCAACGGCCTCACCACGCTGGCCGTCACCAACCTGATCTGCGGCGTCGCCTACGCCCTGTGTCTGGGCGGGTTCGGCTCGGCCTACGAGCGGACCCACGCCATGGCCTGGTGCGCCATCGTGATCGGCGCCTTCACGATCTTCTCCCCGTGGATCGTCGCCGGGAACGTCGCCGTCACCGGCAGCGTCGTCAGCAACGTCATCGTCGGCATCGCGGCACTCTGCATCGGCGTGGCCATGGCCGCCATGACCGACCGCCCCGGCTCGCTGCGCCCCGCGCGGGCGTCCGGAGGCCGGGGCCGTGACCTCGGTCCCCTGAGCTGA
- a CDS encoding MurR/RpiR family transcriptional regulator, translating into MPSGQRARAQASAITPGRQTPDAEPAPVERVRALFGGHRLSPGQRRIAQYITDNLTEAAFLSITDLADRVGVSQPSVTRFASSVGFSGYPALREALQPIALSAVAGSPETGGSGRNELQTAVDAEIANLESLRRRFADTGQVLEVGRELARSVPLTILGLRISTSLAEYFAYAARRIHPDVRLVSRGGSVAYDALLQSREAGGTWVLAFAMPRHAKETLAAVRAARRTGLRTALITDLTLGPLVDEVDVALTAGTGSRLVFDSYSAPGVLSAAILQAMADADPERTQRRLEQYEHAAEQHDFFLED; encoded by the coding sequence GTGCCATCAGGGCAGCGGGCGCGCGCACAGGCGTCTGCGATCACGCCGGGAAGACAGACTCCGGACGCGGAGCCGGCTCCTGTGGAGAGGGTCCGCGCGCTGTTCGGCGGACACCGGCTGTCGCCCGGGCAGCGGCGGATCGCGCAGTACATCACGGACAACCTCACCGAGGCCGCCTTTCTGTCGATCACCGATCTCGCGGACCGCGTCGGCGTCAGCCAGCCGTCGGTGACGCGCTTCGCGTCCTCGGTGGGCTTCAGCGGCTACCCGGCGCTGCGGGAGGCGCTGCAGCCCATCGCGCTCAGCGCCGTCGCCGGCTCGCCGGAGACGGGCGGGAGCGGGCGCAACGAGCTGCAGACGGCGGTCGACGCGGAGATCGCGAACCTGGAGAGCCTGCGCCGGAGGTTCGCCGACACCGGCCAGGTGCTCGAGGTCGGCCGCGAGCTGGCCCGTTCGGTGCCGCTGACGATCCTGGGGCTGCGGATCTCCACCTCGCTCGCGGAGTACTTCGCCTATGCCGCCCGGCGGATCCACCCGGACGTACGGCTGGTCTCGCGCGGCGGGAGCGTGGCGTACGACGCGCTGCTGCAGTCGCGGGAGGCGGGCGGGACCTGGGTACTGGCCTTCGCGATGCCCCGGCACGCCAAGGAGACCCTTGCGGCGGTGCGGGCCGCCCGCCGTACGGGCCTGCGGACCGCCCTGATCACGGATCTCACCCTGGGGCCGCTCGTGGACGAGGTCGACGTGGCCCTGACCGCGGGCACCGGTTCACGACTCGTGTTCGACTCCTACTCGGCGCCCGGCGTCCTGTCGGCGGCCATCCTCCAGGCGATGGCGGACGCGGACCCCGAACGCACACAGCGGCGGCTGGAGCAGTACGAGCACGCCGCGGAGCAGCACGACTTCTTTCTCGAGGACTGA
- a CDS encoding class F sortase, with translation MNARQPLGSQTPPEPAPSRSLGQTLLWPVVAAALGGLLCYNSLGGQAANTPQARPASPAPAPVSPPKAAPVHPPLPRSVPTRIAIPAISVNAPFTVLTLNKAGQLNAPPPNDKNLVGWYGKGSTPGEKGTSILAGHLDTMTGPAVFESLSALKPGNKIDITRQDRKVATFKVDSVETFSKAAFPSARVYNDAPTAQLRLITCGGLYDKKTKDYKDNIVVFAHLDSVKNG, from the coding sequence ATGAACGCCAGGCAACCGCTCGGCTCGCAGACGCCCCCCGAGCCCGCGCCGTCCCGCTCCCTCGGCCAGACCCTGTTGTGGCCGGTCGTTGCGGCCGCGCTGGGCGGACTGCTCTGCTACAACTCGCTCGGCGGCCAGGCGGCCAACACCCCTCAGGCCCGCCCCGCTTCGCCCGCCCCCGCCCCCGTCAGCCCGCCGAAGGCCGCTCCCGTCCACCCGCCGCTGCCGCGTTCCGTCCCGACGCGGATCGCCATCCCGGCCATCTCGGTCAACGCCCCCTTCACGGTGCTGACGCTCAACAAGGCCGGGCAGCTGAACGCGCCGCCGCCCAACGACAAGAACCTGGTGGGCTGGTACGGGAAGGGCTCCACCCCGGGCGAGAAGGGCACGTCCATCCTCGCGGGCCATCTGGACACCATGACGGGACCCGCGGTGTTCGAGTCCCTCAGCGCGCTCAAGCCCGGGAACAAGATCGACATCACCCGCCAGGACCGCAAGGTGGCCACGTTCAAGGTCGACTCGGTGGAGACCTTCAGCAAGGCCGCCTTCCCGAGTGCGCGGGTCTACAACGACGCGCCGACCGCGCAGCTGCGTCTGATCACCTGCGGCGGCCTGTACGACAAGAAGACCAAGGACTACAAGGACAACATCGTGGTGTTCGCCCATCTCGACTCCGTCAAGAACGGCTGA
- a CDS encoding sigma-70 family RNA polymerase sigma factor: MSPPDADPDAAEQLAKLGLDELMVLVGRGDQDAFVPVYEAVSGPVLGLVRRVLRDPAQSEEVTQDVLVEVWRTAGRFRPEQGSALTWVLTLAHRRAVDRVRSSQARTERERRVALLESAPPFDEVVEQVETGLEQQQVRRCLQSLTELQRESVVLAYYHGLTYREVAELLSQPLGTVKARMRDGLMRLRDCLYEGEVRP, encoded by the coding sequence GTGTCGCCACCTGATGCGGATCCCGACGCCGCCGAACAGCTGGCCAAGCTCGGACTGGACGAGCTGATGGTCCTGGTGGGACGCGGCGACCAGGACGCGTTCGTACCCGTCTACGAAGCGGTCAGTGGCCCGGTACTGGGCCTCGTCCGCCGGGTCCTGCGCGATCCGGCGCAGTCCGAGGAGGTGACCCAGGACGTGCTCGTGGAGGTGTGGCGTACGGCAGGCCGGTTCCGGCCCGAGCAGGGCAGCGCTCTGACCTGGGTCCTGACCCTCGCCCACCGGCGCGCGGTGGACCGGGTCCGGTCGTCACAGGCCAGGACCGAACGGGAGCGCAGAGTGGCGCTGCTCGAGTCCGCTCCGCCGTTCGACGAGGTGGTCGAGCAGGTCGAGACCGGCCTGGAGCAGCAGCAGGTCCGGCGCTGTCTGCAGTCGCTGACCGAACTGCAGCGGGAGTCGGTCGTGCTGGCGTACTACCACGGCCTCACCTACCGGGAGGTGGCCGAGCTCCTCTCCCAGCCCCTGGGCACGGTGAAGGCCCGGATGCGCGACGGGCTGATGCGGTTGCGTGACTGTCTGTACGAGGGCGAGGTACGGCCATGA
- a CDS encoding anti-sigma factor, protein MSEVRDRNGDELHSGTGAYVLHALPEDERRAFEEHLAACAACAREVAELSESAARLAQPVTAVPPEHLRRRVQERIAVTPQAPYAPRVPREHPEAEVPHARSAAGEPAPPRSRRSPVPRILQLALAACTALAVAFGGVAAWQYQAAEQARSQLHSAEERYAGVADVLAAPDVELHTQQLADGGTGTIAVSRSQDAAVFFATGVPPLPVGQTYALWFSEDGSYRPAGLVSGAEAQDMQMLYGPVSGATAVGITIEPVGGSAQPSGPPLGLIDIPA, encoded by the coding sequence ATGAGCGAGGTCCGGGACAGGAACGGCGACGAGTTGCACTCCGGCACCGGCGCCTACGTCCTGCACGCGCTGCCCGAGGACGAACGCAGGGCGTTCGAGGAGCACCTCGCGGCCTGTGCGGCCTGTGCGCGTGAGGTCGCGGAGCTCTCGGAGTCGGCGGCCCGCCTCGCCCAGCCGGTCACGGCCGTGCCTCCGGAGCACCTTCGGCGGCGGGTGCAGGAGCGGATCGCCGTCACCCCCCAGGCCCCGTACGCGCCGCGCGTCCCGCGTGAACACCCCGAGGCGGAGGTCCCCCACGCCCGGTCCGCCGCCGGTGAGCCGGCCCCGCCCCGCAGCCGGCGCTCTCCCGTCCCCCGGATCCTGCAGCTCGCCCTCGCCGCCTGCACCGCTCTCGCCGTGGCCTTCGGCGGCGTCGCCGCATGGCAGTACCAGGCCGCCGAACAGGCGCGTTCCCAGCTGCACTCGGCCGAGGAGCGGTACGCGGGTGTCGCCGACGTGCTCGCCGCCCCCGACGTGGAGCTCCACACGCAGCAGCTCGCGGACGGCGGCACGGGCACCATCGCGGTCTCCCGGAGCCAGGACGCCGCGGTGTTCTTCGCGACGGGAGTCCCACCGCTGCCGGTCGGCCAGACGTACGCCCTGTGGTTCAGCGAGGACGGCTCCTACCGGCCTGCCGGGCTGGTCAGCGGGGCCGAGGCGCAGGACATGCAGATGCTCTACGGTCCGGTCTCGGGGGCGACGGCCGTGGGCATCACGATCGAGCCCGTCGGCGGCTCGGCCCAGCCCAGCGGTCCGCCGCTCGGACTGATCGACATCCCGGCCTGA
- a CDS encoding cytochrome P450 family protein, whose amino-acid sequence MSEQPVLLPYADPAFVADPFPLYRRLREEGPVRRAVIAGGLEAWLVTRYEDGLAALSDSRLSSDVRDASDPRLMQQLPSTERESMVSNMLRSDPPDHTRLRRLVSKAFTARRVAEMRPRVQEITDRLLDGLLPAGRAELVADFALPLPVTVISELLGVPVDDRHEFQRWTDDMLLRRAEMPDPAVVDAAWQRMRAYLTGLIADKRTQPGDDLLSALITARDEEQRLNEDELIAMAFLLLVAGYVTTVNLIGSGVAALLAHPDQLALLRDDPELLPGAIEEFLRYDGPVNPGIARFAREDVEIAGVTVPRGATVLIASAIADRDPARFADPDRLDITRRDNPHLAFGHGIHYCLGAPLARLEGQIAIGTVLRRLPDLALAVPPEELRWRPGGLRGPARLPVTFTPTDGHRPGNVAGRDVAGSAPGEVAPFGTG is encoded by the coding sequence ATGAGCGAGCAGCCGGTCCTTCTGCCCTACGCCGACCCGGCCTTCGTCGCGGATCCCTTCCCGCTCTACCGCCGGCTACGCGAGGAGGGTCCGGTGCGCCGGGCCGTGATCGCCGGTGGACTGGAGGCCTGGCTGGTCACCCGTTACGAGGACGGCCTGGCGGCCCTGTCCGACTCCCGGCTGAGCAGCGACGTACGCGACGCCTCCGACCCGCGGCTGATGCAGCAGCTGCCCTCGACGGAGCGCGAGTCGATGGTGAGCAACATGCTGCGTTCCGACCCGCCCGACCACACCCGGCTGCGCCGGCTGGTCTCCAAGGCGTTCACCGCCCGCCGGGTGGCGGAGATGCGCCCCAGGGTCCAGGAGATCACCGACCGGCTGCTCGACGGCCTGCTGCCCGCCGGGCGGGCGGAACTCGTCGCGGACTTCGCGCTGCCGCTCCCGGTCACCGTCATCAGCGAGCTTCTGGGTGTGCCCGTGGACGACCGGCACGAGTTCCAGCGCTGGACCGACGACATGCTGCTGCGCCGGGCGGAGATGCCGGACCCGGCCGTGGTGGACGCGGCCTGGCAGCGGATGCGCGCCTATCTGACCGGGCTCATCGCGGACAAGCGGACCCAGCCGGGGGACGACCTGCTGAGCGCGCTGATCACCGCCCGGGACGAGGAGCAGCGACTGAACGAGGACGAGCTGATCGCCATGGCGTTCCTGCTGCTCGTCGCCGGGTACGTCACCACGGTCAACCTGATCGGGAGCGGGGTGGCGGCGCTGCTCGCCCACCCCGACCAGCTGGCCCTGCTGCGGGACGATCCCGAGCTGCTCCCCGGGGCGATCGAGGAGTTCCTGCGCTACGACGGGCCCGTGAACCCCGGGATCGCGCGGTTCGCCCGCGAGGACGTCGAGATCGCCGGTGTGACGGTCCCCCGTGGCGCGACCGTGCTGATCGCCTCGGCCATCGCCGACCGCGACCCGGCGCGGTTCGCCGACCCGGACCGGCTGGACATCACCCGGCGTGACAACCCCCATCTCGCCTTCGGCCACGGTATCCACTACTGCCTGGGCGCCCCGCTGGCCCGGCTGGAGGGCCAGATCGCCATCGGCACCGTGCTGCGCCGCCTGCCGGACCTGGCGCTGGCCGTGCCGCCGGAGGAGCTGCGCTGGAGGCCGGGCGGGCTGCGCGGCCCGGCGCGGCTGCCGGTGACCTTCACACCCACGGACGGGCACCGGCCCGGCAACGTCGCGGGACGGGACGTCGCCGGGTCCGCCCCGGGCGAGGTCGCACCGTTCGGCACGGGCTGA